AATCGTCAAAAATTTGATCATAAAGTTGTCCAAACACTACAGCAGTATGATGTAGAATTTGTGATTATGGCGGGATGGATGCGATTAGTCACACAAGTTTTAATTGACGCTTTTCCTAATCGCATGATTAATATTCATCCCAGTTTATTACCGAGTTTTAAAGGCGTGCAAGCTGTAGAACAGGCTTTAGTCGCTAAAGTCAAAATTACTGGCTGTACTGTACATCTTGTTTCTTTAGAAGTTGACAGTGGCGAAATTTTAATTCAAGCGGCTGTTCCCGTTTTACCAGATGATACATCAGAAACACTACACGCGAGAATTCAAATCCAAGAGCATCGGATTTTACCAATAGCAATTTCTCTATTAAGTTAAAGGGAATAGG
The DNA window shown above is from Anabaena sp. WA102 and carries:
- the purN gene encoding phosphoribosylglycinamide formyltransferase, coding for MIQNSPINTTDSLIYPDIYHHQVSSNQPLKLGIMASGNGSNFEVIAQAIADGKINAQIQVLIYNNPDAKAAVRAENWGVESVFLNHRDYKNRQKFDHKVVQTLQQYDVEFVIMAGWMRLVTQVLIDAFPNRMINIHPSLLPSFKGVQAVEQALVAKVKITGCTVHLVSLEVDSGEILIQAAVPVLPDDTSETLHARIQIQEHRILPIAISLLS